Proteins encoded together in one Streptomyces umbrinus window:
- a CDS encoding ATP-binding protein — MELATPPPEARAPAAWYSWWLMPLALGAGTVAAAVAGPDSTQIPAIVSGVAATAASAISVRLLVRSQLQLRRSAGEFRNAQAEHSQQWQQHVAGLERKYAAERSTFDAQLAEQAKAYEARIAEQTQAWQEQLDRQLAAVAQLADQQLPEALERLRAGDSIDDVLPSVNQCAEVGADLQAQLRKVLRTALIGVEQEFNRSTSAEQAVISIGSRIHVLTSKLRGRLHEMQGEHGRLPSVAQGLMELDQQLGPADSLAASIGVLGGSDRPGRQWQEPQRLLSVVRGGIGRIKDFDRVQVQHLPELGVDGGMVDHLTLIFAHLLDNAARYSPPTEPVIVSGKEVPNGVGVEIQDSGKGLNEEKKQEALQSLEGVAPGPGLGGVSEDAHLGLRVVGALARRYGIRVTFADSPWLGTSVVIVVPHKYFSQLPAAVTAPAPAAAVSAAPGTGSAQAEEPGPAEEPEETGDTTPGGLPRRRRRAESERPKSVAREEESTATASHAVPPDESFTGLAAFATAGREPAAGHEPAAGRESTEHRTEESD; from the coding sequence ATGGAACTTGCCACTCCGCCACCGGAGGCGCGGGCACCGGCCGCCTGGTACAGCTGGTGGCTGATGCCGCTGGCCTTAGGCGCTGGAACCGTCGCCGCCGCGGTCGCCGGACCCGACTCGACCCAGATACCCGCGATCGTCTCCGGCGTCGCGGCGACGGCTGCGAGCGCCATCTCCGTACGACTTCTCGTCCGCTCCCAGCTCCAGCTGCGCCGCAGTGCCGGCGAGTTCAGGAACGCGCAGGCCGAACACTCCCAGCAGTGGCAGCAGCACGTGGCCGGTCTGGAGCGCAAGTACGCCGCCGAACGCTCCACGTTCGACGCGCAGTTGGCCGAGCAGGCCAAGGCCTACGAGGCGCGGATCGCCGAGCAGACGCAGGCCTGGCAGGAGCAGCTCGACCGGCAGCTCGCGGCCGTCGCCCAGCTCGCCGACCAGCAGCTGCCCGAGGCGCTGGAGCGGCTGCGGGCCGGTGACTCCATCGACGACGTCCTGCCCTCCGTCAACCAGTGCGCGGAGGTCGGCGCCGACCTGCAGGCCCAGCTGCGCAAGGTGCTCAGGACGGCGCTCATCGGCGTGGAGCAGGAGTTCAACCGCTCCACCTCCGCCGAACAGGCCGTCATCAGCATCGGCAGCCGTATCCACGTTCTGACCAGCAAGCTGCGCGGCCGGCTCCACGAGATGCAGGGCGAACACGGCAGGCTGCCCTCCGTCGCCCAGGGCCTGATGGAGCTCGACCAGCAGCTCGGCCCCGCCGACTCGCTGGCCGCGAGCATCGGCGTACTCGGCGGCTCGGACCGGCCCGGCCGGCAGTGGCAGGAGCCTCAGCGCCTGCTCAGCGTGGTGCGCGGCGGCATCGGCCGGATCAAGGACTTCGACCGCGTCCAGGTTCAGCACCTGCCCGAACTCGGCGTCGACGGCGGCATGGTGGACCACCTCACGCTGATCTTCGCCCATCTGCTGGACAACGCGGCACGCTACTCCCCGCCCACCGAGCCGGTGATCGTCTCCGGCAAGGAGGTGCCCAACGGCGTCGGCGTCGAGATCCAGGACTCCGGCAAGGGCCTCAACGAGGAGAAGAAGCAGGAGGCCCTCCAGTCGCTGGAGGGTGTGGCCCCCGGCCCCGGCCTCGGTGGCGTGTCCGAGGACGCCCATCTCGGTCTGCGCGTGGTGGGAGCCCTGGCCCGCCGGTACGGCATCAGGGTCACCTTCGCGGACTCCCCGTGGCTCGGCACCTCAGTGGTCATCGTGGTACCTCACAAGTACTTCAGCCAGTTGCCCGCCGCCGTCACGGCGCCGGCTCCTGCCGCCGCGGTCTCCGCCGCGCCGGGCACCGGTTCGGCCCAGGCCGAGGAACCGGGTCCGGCCGAGGAGCCGGAGGAGACCGGGGACACCACTCCCGGCGGTCTGCCCCGGCGCCGCAGGCGAGCCGAGTCCGAGAGGCCCAAGTCGGTCGCACGGGAGGAAGAGTCCACCGCCACCGCCTCGCACGCGGTGCCGCCGGACGAGTCCTTCACCGGCCTGGCCGCCTTTGCCACGGCCGGACGTGAGCCGGCCGCCGGACACGAGCCGGCCGCCGGACGTGAGTCCACAGAGCACCGCACTGAAGAGAGCGACTAG
- a CDS encoding cytochrome P450, with the protein MSGVSGSPAAAPTAPGRLPLIGHGHQLARRPLEFMNALREQGSVVKILIGPTAAYVVTDPAVTRRVLVTEVDAFAKGGKIIDALRVFFGDGLATIADGDLHMKHRRLMQPMFNKSHIATRGDVMISHVRTATEAWAEGVARDTYEDMNDLTLSTFLVALFGSGLPGHVEQEFQGLMPEIMRGTIRQTILPGWVTKLPLPANRAHERRVARLRVLIDQAIDHHRAQLASAEQPAPPPGCPAHQDGAQAEGTESRTGLFSTLLTADDPETGPLSRQQLQDEAITLLTGAIETTGTTLAWTLYEISRNPGIERKLHAELDAVCGERPLRQEDLGSLPYMRSVLKEAMRMYGPAWLVTRTTTRPVVLDGVPIPEGADVVYSPYVHQHDPEVYADPAAFDPGRWEPERAKSINRSSFLAFGDGRRKCIGEEFAWTELLIVLATVVQRWRLTLASAPPRPQAIVTVKPDKLSMTPQPRVPTKAQEHEEQPAPS; encoded by the coding sequence ATGAGCGGTGTATCAGGTTCTCCCGCCGCGGCACCGACCGCGCCCGGCCGCCTGCCCTTGATCGGACACGGACACCAACTGGCCCGACGTCCCCTGGAGTTCATGAACGCGCTGCGCGAGCAGGGCAGCGTCGTGAAGATCCTGATAGGCCCCACCGCCGCCTATGTGGTCACCGACCCGGCCGTCACCCGCCGAGTGCTGGTGACGGAGGTCGACGCGTTCGCGAAGGGCGGCAAGATCATCGACGCGCTGCGGGTGTTCTTCGGCGACGGCCTCGCCACGATCGCCGACGGCGACCTGCACATGAAGCACCGGCGGCTGATGCAGCCGATGTTCAACAAGTCCCACATCGCCACCCGTGGCGACGTCATGATCAGCCACGTACGGACGGCGACCGAGGCCTGGGCGGAGGGGGTCGCGCGTGACACGTACGAGGACATGAACGACCTGACGCTGTCGACCTTCCTCGTGGCACTCTTCGGCTCGGGCCTGCCGGGACACGTCGAGCAGGAGTTCCAGGGCCTCATGCCGGAGATCATGCGTGGCACGATCCGGCAGACCATCCTGCCCGGCTGGGTGACGAAGCTGCCCCTGCCCGCGAACCGCGCGCACGAGCGGCGGGTCGCCCGGCTGCGAGTCCTCATCGACCAGGCCATAGACCACCACCGAGCCCAGTTGGCGTCCGCGGAGCAGCCCGCGCCCCCGCCCGGCTGCCCCGCCCATCAGGACGGCGCGCAGGCCGAGGGCACCGAGTCACGGACCGGCCTCTTCTCCACTCTTCTCACGGCCGACGACCCCGAGACGGGCCCTCTCTCGCGCCAACAGCTCCAGGACGAGGCGATCACCCTCCTCACGGGCGCGATCGAGACCACCGGGACAACCCTGGCATGGACCCTGTACGAGATCAGCCGCAACCCGGGGATCGAGCGGAAGCTGCACGCCGAACTCGACGCCGTCTGCGGTGAACGCCCGCTGCGCCAGGAGGACCTGGGCTCCCTGCCGTACATGCGCAGTGTCCTCAAGGAGGCCATGCGCATGTACGGACCCGCCTGGCTCGTCACCCGGACGACCACGCGACCGGTCGTCCTCGACGGAGTCCCGATCCCCGAGGGCGCGGACGTCGTATACAGCCCGTACGTCCATCAGCACGACCCCGAGGTCTATGCGGACCCCGCGGCCTTCGACCCGGGCCGTTGGGAGCCCGAGCGCGCCAAGAGCATCAACCGCTCCTCGTTCCTCGCTTTCGGGGACGGCCGGCGCAAGTGCATCGGCGAGGAGTTCGCCTGGACCGAACTCCTCATCGTCCTGGCCACCGTCGTCCAACGCTGGCGGCTGACCCTCGCCTCCGCTCCCCCGCGCCCCCAGGCCATCGTCACGGTCAAGCCCGACAAGCTCTCGATGACACCGCAGCCGCGGGTCCCGACGAAGGCCCAGGAGCACGAGGAGCAACCCGCTCCTTCCTGA
- the ccrA gene encoding crotonyl-CoA carboxylase/reductase, with amino-acid sequence MDALAEAVVAGAARSELEHLPPPDRFTAAHLRAEDVDSFTGVADKDVRKSIHIGAVPMPELAPNEVLVAVMASGINYNTVWSAMFEPIPTFSFLKHFGRQDRWAARHDQPFHVIGSDASGVVVRTGSGVRRWRVGDPVVVSPVYVDEEDPATHADGMLGTGMLAWGFETNYGGLAHYAVARTSQLLPKPAHLTWEEAASNPLCAGTAYRMLVSDRGARMTQGDVVLIWGAAGGLGAYAVQLVRNGGGIAVGVVSSEQKAEYARRLGCHHVINREEIGLSGSEPPADPALVGKRLGKLVRAATGEDPHIVFEHVGRATFGVSVFVVRRGGAVVTCGSSTGYQHEFDNRYLWMRLKRVIGSHGSNLHEQAAVGRLLDLGHLTPALTETYPLTDTAEAARLVQNNAHLGKVGVLALAPGPGLGVVDAERRERLTGM; translated from the coding sequence ATGGATGCCCTGGCCGAGGCAGTCGTCGCGGGAGCCGCCCGCAGCGAACTGGAGCACCTGCCCCCACCCGACCGCTTCACCGCCGCCCACCTGCGCGCGGAGGACGTCGACAGCTTCACCGGAGTCGCCGACAAGGACGTACGGAAATCCATCCACATCGGCGCGGTGCCGATGCCCGAACTCGCCCCGAACGAGGTGCTGGTGGCCGTCATGGCCAGCGGCATCAACTACAACACCGTCTGGTCGGCGATGTTCGAACCCATCCCGACCTTCAGCTTCCTGAAGCACTTCGGCCGCCAGGACCGCTGGGCGGCCCGGCACGACCAGCCCTTCCACGTCATCGGCTCGGACGCCTCCGGCGTCGTCGTGCGCACGGGTTCGGGTGTGCGCAGATGGCGGGTCGGCGACCCGGTCGTGGTGAGCCCGGTGTACGTCGACGAGGAGGACCCGGCGACCCACGCCGACGGCATGCTGGGCACCGGCATGCTGGCGTGGGGCTTCGAGACCAACTACGGAGGACTGGCCCACTACGCCGTGGCCAGGACCAGCCAACTCCTCCCCAAACCCGCTCACTTGACCTGGGAGGAGGCCGCCTCGAACCCGCTGTGCGCGGGCACGGCGTACCGCATGCTGGTCAGTGACCGGGGTGCCCGGATGACCCAGGGCGACGTGGTGCTGATCTGGGGAGCGGCGGGCGGCCTCGGCGCGTACGCGGTCCAACTGGTCCGCAACGGCGGGGGCATAGCCGTCGGCGTCGTCAGCAGCGAGCAGAAGGCGGAGTACGCCCGCCGGCTGGGCTGCCACCACGTGATCAACCGGGAGGAGATCGGGCTCAGCGGCAGCGAGCCGCCCGCCGATCCCGCCCTGGTCGGCAAGCGGCTCGGCAAGCTGGTCCGGGCCGCGACCGGGGAGGACCCGCACATCGTCTTCGAGCACGTCGGCCGGGCCACCTTCGGCGTCTCGGTCTTCGTTGTCCGCCGCGGCGGGGCGGTGGTGACGTGCGGCTCCAGCACCGGCTACCAGCACGAGTTCGACAACCGGTACCTCTGGATGCGCCTCAAGCGCGTCATCGGCAGCCACGGTTCCAACCTCCACGAACAGGCCGCCGTCGGCCGCCTCCTCGACCTCGGTCACCTCACTCCCGCCCTCACCGAGACCTACCCCCTCACCGACACGGCAGAGGCGGCCCGCCTGGTCCAGAACAACGCCCACCTGGGCAAGGTGGGGGTGCTCGCGCTGGCTCCCGGGCCCGGGCTGGGCGTCGTGGATGCCGAGCGGAGGGAGCGCCTCACCGGGATGTGA
- a CDS encoding alpha/beta hydrolase, which produces MTRKRRCAALAVTTALLGAGVGLNAPPATAAPAAAVAAGATIVAQKWLDARTVDLTVASPAVGASLPVRVVLPTGYAAQPDRTWPVLYLLQGAHDDYTSWTRETDVVDFLAGQDVITVMPSSGPTGIPTDWWNYGSAGAPDYETFQVDELMGVLQQKFRAGTKRVVAGVSTGGYGALAFAARHPGTFTAAASYSGILDTTAFGMPTVLNAIVAREQLLPLTLWGSPLLNRDNWNRHNPSAQAANLKGTKLYISQGSGLAGGDFDNLEGAVLEGALWSQAHRFTDRLDTLGIPAQVHFYNGGAHAWPYWRQEFKASWPMLAAGLGLS; this is translated from the coding sequence ATGACTCGTAAGCGGAGATGCGCCGCGCTCGCGGTGACAACGGCCCTGCTCGGCGCGGGAGTCGGGCTCAACGCCCCACCCGCGACGGCCGCTCCCGCCGCCGCGGTGGCCGCGGGCGCCACGATCGTCGCCCAGAAGTGGCTCGACGCCCGAACCGTCGACCTCACGGTCGCCTCCCCGGCGGTCGGCGCGTCCCTGCCCGTACGGGTGGTCCTGCCGACCGGCTACGCCGCGCAGCCCGACCGCACCTGGCCCGTGCTCTATCTGCTCCAGGGCGCGCACGACGACTACACGTCCTGGACGAGGGAGACGGACGTCGTCGACTTCCTCGCCGGCCAGGACGTCATCACCGTGATGCCGTCGTCCGGCCCCACCGGTATCCCCACCGACTGGTGGAACTACGGAAGCGCCGGCGCACCGGACTACGAGACGTTCCAGGTCGACGAGTTGATGGGGGTGCTGCAGCAGAAGTTCCGGGCGGGGACGAAACGTGTGGTCGCCGGTGTCTCCACCGGCGGTTACGGGGCCCTGGCCTTCGCCGCACGGCACCCCGGGACCTTCACGGCCGCCGCCTCGTACAGCGGGATCCTCGACACCACGGCGTTCGGCATGCCGACCGTGCTCAACGCGATCGTCGCCCGGGAACAACTGCTGCCGCTGACGCTCTGGGGCAGCCCGCTGCTCAACCGGGACAACTGGAACCGGCACAACCCCTCCGCGCAGGCCGCCAACCTCAAGGGCACCAAGCTGTACATCTCCCAGGGGAGCGGCCTGGCGGGCGGTGACTTCGACAACCTCGAAGGCGCGGTGCTCGAAGGCGCGCTCTGGTCCCAGGCGCACCGGTTCACCGATCGGTTGGACACCTTGGGCATCCCGGCCCAGGTGCACTTCTACAACGGCGGAGCACACGCGTGGCCGTACTGGCGACAGGAGTTCAAGGCGTCGTGGCCGATGCTCGCGGCGGGCCTCGGCCTGAGCTGA
- a CDS encoding alpha/beta fold hydrolase, translating into MSVSRREIRELVAGRLQDWYGVSPGQLPDDRPLAEVGLTSRDAVALTSDLSELAGRRLPDTLLWEAPTIDTLVRRLEETRPHKGRGAVTYAAPPRGRDQPRRAGTNRTTEPTPAVAVIGVGCRFPGGVTSPDEYWQLLTEGRDAVGTLPPGRWDPFVRDPERLPDDVNRHGAFLGGLDDIAGFDAEFFGIPAHEATAMDPQHRMLLEVTREALDHAALAAPTLAGTRTGVFVGISGNEYAHLTTADLRAVDAWTATGASMSIAAGRLSYALDLRGPSLSVDTACSSSLVAVHHAVRSLVTGESDTALAAGVNLLLTPAVTLGFQRAGALAPDGRCKAFDAAADGIVRGEGCGVVVLKRLPDAERDGDRVLAVIHATAVNSDGRSNGLTAPNSEAQCALLAEAHTAPTTVDYVEAHGTGTALGDPIEASALGAVLGRGRSLDQPLLIGSAKTNLGHLEAAAGIAGLIKTVLALHHGEIPAHLHFNRPGPHADLDALGLRVVGSPEPWPRYSGTATAGVSAFGFGGTNAHVVLAEHRPAARAKGPAGRPALLLLDGPTKERVRAYAGELADWLDTPDSRRVRDAELARTLAGRTGRGRHRAALVTRDRAETRTALGRLAAGDPSPRLVTGEDRPGGPGPMVWVFSGYGSQWPGMGRQLLATEPVFAAAVDRLEPLVRYHAGLSLRAGLRPDADLSTPAAVMPVLYGIQVALAELWRSYGLEPDAVIGHSLGEIAAAVVSGALDQATGARIVAVRSRLLDRLTGGAMAVVELPAAEIPVLAREFGTLEVAVHSSPAQCVVTGSAEDVAGLVARVTENGGFARSLGVSGAGHSPEVEPLLPEFAWELGEVRHSAPRCRRYSTALGDPRETVPCDTEYWAANLRNPVRFAQAVRAAADDGHRVFVEVAPHATQLHPLTDTLRDAGAGDALIVPTLRRDTDDALAFRTSLATLLVHGVRVAQPREGLHPEGRIVDVPSPRWRHRRFWAGEEPPEEPPRSAPLDPAARPLERLRLCVAAVMGYSPERLDPDTPLTDLGLDSLTAVRIRAAVQREFDIEVEPGVLLRRGTLRGVAELLETGGEAETAGAPGGQATPGDPKEPGTAVSSAADALVRGGSATRPDTPTPLRRFPGTGPGTPLFLAHAAGGSAEVYARLAHCLDGDRPVYGFDRQPDPDDVPGRAEEFARRVRGELPKGPWVVGGWSYGGLVAQEAARRLAPHGRVAALVLLDSVLPLPTSLTTTDLALRHFRDFAAYVERTYGAAPDLPYDELAGLDDAGRIDLVVKVLQDTVELPEAVLEHQRTSYLDLRSGECHRPGGYAGRTLLYRASETAPHTVHDPRYERGDATLGWDAHCADLTVVPLPGHHLSLLDPPVVDTLAALLTRDLRDS; encoded by the coding sequence ATGAGCGTGTCGCGCAGGGAGATCCGCGAGCTGGTCGCCGGGCGGCTCCAGGACTGGTACGGGGTCAGCCCGGGCCAACTCCCCGACGACAGGCCCCTGGCGGAGGTCGGCCTGACCTCCCGAGACGCGGTGGCCCTCACATCCGACCTGAGCGAACTGGCCGGAAGACGCCTCCCGGACACACTGCTGTGGGAGGCCCCGACGATCGACACACTGGTGAGAAGACTGGAGGAGACCCGGCCCCATAAGGGGCGCGGGGCTGTGACATATGCGGCTCCGCCGCGTGGGCGCGATCAGCCACGGCGGGCCGGCACCAACCGAACTACCGAACCGACCCCCGCAGTCGCCGTCATCGGCGTCGGCTGCCGATTCCCCGGCGGCGTCACGTCCCCGGACGAATACTGGCAACTCCTCACCGAAGGCCGCGACGCGGTAGGCACACTTCCGCCCGGCCGCTGGGACCCCTTCGTCCGGGATCCGGAACGCCTGCCGGACGACGTGAACCGGCACGGCGCCTTTCTCGGCGGCCTCGACGACATCGCCGGTTTCGACGCCGAGTTCTTCGGCATACCCGCCCACGAGGCGACCGCCATGGACCCGCAACACCGCATGCTCCTCGAAGTCACCCGGGAGGCCCTGGACCACGCGGCCCTCGCCGCACCCACGCTCGCGGGCACCCGCACCGGTGTCTTCGTGGGCATCAGTGGCAACGAATACGCGCACCTGACGACCGCCGACCTCCGAGCCGTGGACGCCTGGACGGCCACCGGCGCGTCCATGAGCATCGCCGCGGGCCGCCTGTCGTACGCCCTCGACCTGCGCGGCCCCAGCCTGTCCGTCGACACGGCGTGCTCGTCGTCGCTGGTCGCGGTGCACCACGCCGTACGCAGCCTGGTGACGGGCGAGAGCGACACGGCACTCGCCGCCGGGGTGAACCTGCTCCTGACCCCCGCCGTCACCCTCGGTTTCCAGCGCGCGGGCGCCCTCGCCCCGGACGGCCGCTGCAAGGCCTTCGACGCCGCGGCCGACGGGATCGTACGCGGCGAGGGCTGCGGAGTCGTCGTACTGAAACGGCTCCCTGACGCCGAACGCGACGGCGACCGCGTCCTGGCGGTGATCCACGCGACGGCCGTCAACTCCGACGGCCGTTCCAACGGACTGACGGCCCCCAACTCCGAGGCCCAGTGCGCCCTCCTCGCCGAGGCGCACACCGCCCCGACGACCGTGGACTACGTGGAGGCGCACGGCACCGGCACCGCCCTCGGCGACCCCATCGAGGCGAGCGCCCTCGGCGCCGTGCTCGGCCGGGGTCGCTCCCTGGACCAGCCCCTCCTGATCGGCTCCGCCAAGACGAACCTCGGCCACCTGGAAGCGGCCGCCGGTATCGCGGGCCTGATCAAGACCGTGCTCGCCCTGCACCACGGCGAGATCCCCGCCCACCTGCACTTCAACCGCCCGGGCCCGCATGCCGACCTCGACGCGCTCGGCCTGCGCGTGGTCGGCTCACCCGAACCCTGGCCCCGCTACTCGGGCACGGCCACCGCGGGCGTCTCGGCCTTCGGCTTCGGCGGTACGAACGCCCACGTCGTCCTCGCCGAACACCGCCCGGCCGCCCGGGCGAAGGGCCCCGCCGGACGCCCCGCGCTGCTTCTGCTCGACGGGCCGACCAAGGAGCGCGTACGCGCCTACGCCGGCGAACTGGCGGACTGGCTGGACACCCCCGACAGCCGACGCGTACGCGACGCCGAACTCGCCCGCACCCTCGCCGGGCGCACCGGCCGTGGCCGCCATCGCGCGGCCCTCGTCACCCGCGACCGCGCCGAGACCCGCACCGCACTCGGCCGTCTCGCGGCGGGCGACCCCTCCCCGCGGCTGGTCACGGGGGAGGACCGGCCGGGCGGGCCTGGACCCATGGTGTGGGTCTTCTCCGGCTACGGCTCCCAGTGGCCCGGTATGGGCCGCCAACTCCTCGCCACGGAACCGGTGTTCGCGGCCGCCGTCGACCGGCTGGAACCACTCGTCCGCTACCACGCGGGGCTCTCCCTGCGCGCCGGACTCCGACCCGACGCCGACCTCTCGACCCCCGCCGCGGTCATGCCCGTGCTCTACGGCATCCAGGTCGCCCTCGCCGAACTGTGGCGCTCGTACGGCCTCGAACCCGACGCCGTCATCGGCCACTCCCTGGGAGAGATCGCGGCGGCCGTCGTGTCGGGCGCGCTGGACCAGGCCACCGGCGCCCGGATCGTCGCCGTACGCTCCCGGCTGCTGGACCGGCTGACCGGCGGAGCCATGGCGGTCGTGGAGCTACCGGCGGCCGAAATTCCTGTGCTGGCGAGGGAGTTCGGCACGCTGGAAGTGGCCGTGCATTCCTCTCCCGCGCAGTGTGTGGTCACGGGCTCGGCCGAGGACGTGGCCGGGCTGGTCGCCCGGGTGACCGAGAACGGCGGCTTCGCCCGTTCGCTGGGTGTGTCGGGGGCGGGCCACTCGCCCGAAGTCGAGCCACTGCTCCCGGAGTTCGCGTGGGAACTGGGCGAGGTCCGGCACTCCGCACCCCGCTGCCGCCGCTACTCCACCGCGCTCGGCGATCCCCGCGAGACCGTGCCCTGCGACACGGAGTACTGGGCGGCCAACCTGCGCAACCCCGTCCGCTTCGCACAGGCGGTGCGCGCCGCAGCAGATGACGGACACCGCGTCTTCGTCGAAGTCGCCCCGCACGCCACGCAGTTGCACCCGCTGACCGACACCCTGCGCGATGCCGGCGCCGGGGACGCGCTGATCGTTCCCACCCTGCGGCGCGACACCGACGACGCGCTCGCCTTCCGTACCTCGCTGGCCACGCTGCTCGTCCACGGCGTACGGGTGGCCCAGCCGCGGGAGGGACTGCATCCCGAGGGCCGCATCGTGGACGTCCCGTCGCCCCGCTGGCGGCACCGTCGCTTCTGGGCGGGGGAGGAACCGCCCGAGGAGCCGCCCCGGTCAGCGCCTCTCGACCCGGCCGCCCGTCCTCTCGAACGGCTCCGGCTGTGCGTGGCCGCGGTCATGGGCTACAGCCCCGAACGTCTCGACCCCGACACCCCGTTGACCGACCTCGGTCTGGACTCCCTCACGGCCGTGCGGATACGGGCCGCGGTACAGCGGGAGTTCGACATCGAGGTGGAGCCCGGAGTACTGCTCAGACGCGGGACGCTGAGGGGCGTGGCCGAGCTGCTGGAGACCGGGGGAGAGGCGGAGACGGCCGGTGCTCCGGGAGGGCAGGCGACGCCCGGCGATCCGAAAGAGCCGGGGACGGCGGTGAGTTCGGCCGCCGACGCGCTCGTACGGGGAGGATCCGCAACCCGGCCCGACACCCCGACCCCTCTCCGCCGGTTCCCGGGAACCGGCCCAGGCACCCCCCTCTTCCTGGCCCACGCCGCAGGCGGATCCGCCGAGGTCTACGCCCGGTTGGCGCACTGCCTGGACGGCGACCGCCCGGTGTACGGCTTCGACCGGCAGCCCGACCCCGACGATGTGCCGGGACGGGCCGAGGAGTTCGCCCGGAGAGTACGAGGGGAGCTGCCCAAAGGCCCCTGGGTCGTTGGCGGTTGGTCGTACGGCGGTCTGGTCGCGCAGGAGGCGGCCCGGCGGCTCGCCCCGCACGGCAGAGTCGCCGCCCTGGTCCTGCTCGACTCGGTACTGCCTCTGCCCACCAGCCTCACCACGACCGACCTGGCCCTGCGGCACTTCCGGGACTTCGCCGCGTACGTGGAACGCACCTACGGCGCCGCGCCCGACCTGCCGTACGACGAACTCGCCGGGCTCGACGACGCGGGACGGATCGACCTCGTCGTCAAGGTGCTGCAGGACACCGTCGAACTGCCGGAAGCGGTCCTCGAACACCAGCGGACCTCCTACCTGGACCTGCGCAGCGGCGAGTGCCACCGGCCCGGCGGTTACGCGGGCCGCACCCTGCTCTACCGGGCGAGCGAGACCGCCCCGCACACCGTCCACGACCCCCGTTACGAACGCGGCGACGCGACGCTCGGCTGGGACGCGCACTGCGCCGACCTGACCGTCGTTCCGTTGCCCGGCCACCATCTGTCGCTGCTCGACCCCCCGGTCGTCGACACGCTGGCCGCACTGCTGACACGCGATCTGCGGGACTCCTGA